One Thomasclavelia spiroformis DSM 1552 DNA window includes the following coding sequences:
- the rplI gene encoding 50S ribosomal protein L9 translates to MKVILLQDVKKLGKKGDTVKVADGYGQNFLIKNKLAVLETDTSRKIVENEKEKAHQVDLENQAKAKELAKRIEEITLEFTLKSGKDGKTFGSISTKQVVEKLRDEYDIKIDKRKFIDGHPIGGLGYTKLKVDLYKGIVATINVHLKEQ, encoded by the coding sequence ATGAAAGTTATTTTATTACAAGATGTTAAGAAATTAGGGAAAAAAGGAGATACTGTAAAAGTTGCTGATGGTTATGGGCAAAACTTTTTGATTAAAAATAAATTAGCTGTTTTGGAAACAGATACAAGTCGTAAAATTGTAGAAAATGAAAAGGAAAAAGCTCATCAAGTTGATTTAGAAAATCAAGCTAAGGCTAAAGAATTAGCTAAAAGAATTGAGGAAATTACTCTTGAATTTACTTTAAAATCTGGAAAAGATGGAAAGACGTTTGGAAGCATTTCAACTAAACAAGTAGTAGAGAAGTTAAGAGATGAGTACGATATTAAAATAGATAAAAGAAAGTTTATTGACGGACATCCAATTGGAGGACTTGGTTATACAAAATTAAAAGTTGATTTATATAAAGGAATAGTTGCAACAATTAATGTTCATTTAAAAGAACAATAG